Proteins co-encoded in one Bemisia tabaci chromosome 9, PGI_BMITA_v3 genomic window:
- the LOC140225370 gene encoding uncharacterized protein, translating to MATHTPVNKPPFALSTYGHFSVPQSNASTPSPHQQSNSSNEGGDDDPLKKKKKLLKKKMIMSTTSQPPAKQLPAGNVVRKKKLKSSSNKPPKNEPREDGKRGKKVVHEQGREIIGNIIKFFEEEKQKKGLNVP from the exons ATGGCGACGCATACACCGGTGAATAAACCGCCTTTCGCCCTAAGTACGTACGGTCACTTTTCGGTTCCGCAAAGCAATGCCTCTACTCCAAGTCCGCACCAGCAATCAAACTC ATCAAACGAAGGAGGTGATGATGACcctttgaagaagaaaaagaagcttttaaagaaaaaaatgataatgtcAACTACCAGTCAACCACCGGCAAAACAACTCCCAGCGGGCAATGTCGTCAggaaaaagaaactgaaaagCAGCAGCAACAAACCGCCAAAAAACGAGCCTCGAGAAGACGGGAAAAGGGGCAAGAAAGTTGTCCATGAGCAAGGGCGCGAAATCATAG GTAATATaataaaatttttcgaggaagaGAAGCAGAAGAAAGGGCTCAATGTCCCCTAA